The Medicago truncatula cultivar Jemalong A17 chromosome 4, MtrunA17r5.0-ANR, whole genome shotgun sequence genome includes a region encoding these proteins:
- the LOC11428482 gene encoding GABA transporter 1 has translation MGTLLPSSTAEHEKSEKQNSSLQIDEHQRDVDAGALFVLKSKGSWVHCGYHLTTSIVAPPLLSLPYAFTLLGWTAGIFFLVIGAMVTFYSYNLLSRVLEHQAQLGNRQLRFRDMARDILGPRWGRYFVGPIQFAVCYGAVVACTLLGGQCMKAVYLLSNPNGSMKLYEFVIIFGCFMLILAQIPSFHSLRHINLVSLVLCLLYSACAAAGSIYIGNSSKGPEKNYSLKGDTEDRLFGIFNALSIIATTYGNGIIPEIQATLAPPVKGKMFKGLSVCYTVVTVTFFSVAISGYWAFGNESEGLILSNFVDNGKPLVPKWFIYMTNVFTIVQLSAVGVVYLQPTNEVLEQTFGDPKSPEFSNRNVIPRLISRSIAITISTLIAAMLPFFGDINSLIGAFGFMPLDFVLPVIFFNLTFKPSKRSLIFWLNVTIAVVFSALGAIAAIAAVRQIILDAKNYQLFANI, from the exons ATGGGTACCCTGCTTCCAAGCTCAACAGCAGAACATGAAAAATCAGAGAAACAAAATAGTTCTTTACAAATAGATGAACACCAAAGAGATGTTGATGCAGGTGCTCTCTTTGTCCTCAAATCAAAAG GTTCATGGGTGCACTGTGGTTACCACTTGACAACATCAATTGTGGCTCCACCTCTCCTAAGTCTTCCATATGCTTTCACATTACTTGGATGGACGGCTGGAATATTTTTCTTAGTGATTGGAGCTATGGTCACTTTCTATTCCTACAATTTATTATCTAGGGTTCTTGAACACCAAGCTCAATTGGGTAATCGTCAACTACGGTTTAGAGATATGGCTCGAGACATTTTAG GTCCTAGATGGGGTCGTTATTTTGTGGGGCCAATTCAGTTTGCAGTATGCTATGGGGCTGTAGTGGCTTGTACTCTTTTAGGTGGTCAATGCATGAAG GCAGTTTATTTGTTGTCAAACCCAAATGGGTCTATGAAGCTTTACGAGTTTGTGATCATATTTGGTTGCTTCATGTTGATTTTGGCTCAAATCCCATCTTTTCACTCATTGAGACACATTAATCTTGTGTCTTTGGTTCTATGCTTACTCTATAGTGCTTGTGCTGCTGCTGGTTCTATATATATTG GAAATTCATCAAAAGGACCAGAAAAGAATTATTCTTTAAAAGGTGATACAGAAGATCGGTTATTTGGAATCTTCAATGCTCTTAGCATCATTGCCACAACCTACGGAAATGGAATCATTCCTGAAATTCAG GCAACGTTAGCACCACCGGTTAAAGGGAAGATGTTCAAGGGACTAAGTGTTTGTTACACTGTGGTTACCGTCACTTTCTTTAGTGTAGCCATATCTGGTTATTGGGCATTTGGCAATGAATCTGAAGGCCTTATCTTAAGCAACTTTGTGGACAATGGGAAGCCATTAGTGCCTAAGTGGTTTATTTATATGACCAACGTGTTTACTATAGTACAATTATCAGCAGTTGGTGTg GTGTACTTGCAACCTACAAATGAAGTGTTAGAGCAAACATTTGGGGACCCAAAAAGCCCTGAGTTCTCCAACCGCAATGTAATCCCCAGACTGATTTCCCGGTCAATAGCCATTACTATTTCAACCCTAATAGCAGCCATGCTTCCATTTTTTGGGGACATAAACTCACTCATTGGAGCTTTTGGTTTTATGCCACTTGACTTTGTTTTACCtgtaattttctttaatttgacATTTAAGCCATCTAAGAGAAGCCTCATTTTCTGGTTGAATGTTACTATTGCTGTGGTTTTCTCTGCATTGGGAGCTATTGCAGCAATTGCAGCCGTTAGACAAATAATCCTTGATgctaaaaattatcaattatttgCTAATATATGA
- the LOC25492316 gene encoding putative disease resistance protein RGA1 — protein sequence MADALLGVVSENLTSLLQNEFATISGIRSKARKLSDNLVHIKAVLEDAEKKQFKELSIKQWLQDLKDAVYVLGDILDEYSIESGRLRGFNSFKPMNIAFRHEIGSRFKEITRRLDDIAESKNKFSLQMGGTLREIPDQVAEGRQTSSTPLESKALGRDDDKKKIVEFLLTHAKDSDFISVYPIVGLGGIGKTTLVQLVYNDDRVSGNFDKRIWVCVSETFSFERILRSIIESITLEKCPDFDLDVLERKVQGLLQGKIYLLILDDVWNQNDQLESGLTPDIWTRLKSVLSCGSKGSSILVSTRDKDVATIMGTCQAHSLSGLSYSDCWLLFKQHAFRHYREEHTKLVEIGKEIVKKCNGLPLAAKALGGLMVSMNEEKEWRDIKDNDLWALPQEKSILPALRLSYFYLTPTLKQCFSFCAIFPKDREILKEELIQLWMANGLISSMGNLDVEDVGNMVWKELYQKSFFQEIKIDEYSRDIYFKMHDLVYDLLHSVVGKECMYLEDKNVTNLSRSTHHIGFDYTDLLSINKGAFKEVESLRTLFQLSDYHHYSKIDHDYIPTNLSLRVLRTSFTHVRSLESLIHLRYLELRNLVIKELPDSIYNLQKLETLKIIRCDNLSCLPKHLACLQNLRHIVIEDCWSLSRMFPSIGKLSCLRTLSVYIVSLKKGNSLTELRDLKLGGKLSIKGLKDVGSISEAQEANLMGKKDLHELCLSWESNDKFTKPPTVSAEKVLEVLQPQSNLKCLEINCYDGLWLPSWIIILSNLVSFELENCNEIVQLPLIGKLPSLKKLTISGMYNLKYLDDDESRDGREVRVFPSLEVLDLFCLQNIEGLLKVERGEMFPCLSKLKISKCPKLGMPCLPSLKSLDVDPCNNELLRSISTFRGLTQLSLLDSEEIITSFPDGMFKNLTSLQSLVLNYFTNLKELPNEPFNPALKHLDISRCRELESLPEQIWEGLQSLRTLGISYCKGLQCLPEGIQHLTFLRTLKIWGCEGLQCLPEGIQHLTSLELLTIGYCPTLKLRCKEGTGEDWDKIAHIPKRDIREF from the coding sequence atggCCGACGCTTTGCTTGGAGTTGTGTCTGAAAATTTGACGTCTCTCCTTCAAAATGAATTTGCAACCATTTCTGGAATCAGGTCAAAGGCTCGAAAGCTATCAGACAACTTAGTTCACATCAAGGCTGTTCTTGAAGATGCTGAGAAGAAACAATTCAAAGAACTCTCTATTAAGCAATGGTTACAAGACCTCAAAGATGCTGTTTATGTGCTCGGTGATATCCTTGATGAGTACTCGATCGAGTCTGGTCGACTGAGAGGATTTAACTCTTTCAAACCAATGAACATCGCGTTTCGCCATGAGATCGGTAGCAGGTTTAAAGAGATTACAAGGAGGTTAGATGATATTGCTGAAAGTAAGAACAAGTTTTCTCTACAGATGGGTGGAACTCTTAGGGAAATCCCAGATCAAGTAGCTGAAGGGCGCCAAACCAGCTCCACCCCTCTTGAATCAAAAGCATTGGGAAGAGAcgatgataaaaaaaagattgtcgAGTTTCTTCTCACCCATGCGAAGGACTCTGACTTCATTTCTGTCTATCCCATTGTTGGTTTAGGTGGTATTGGAAAAACAACTCTTGTTCAATTAGTCTACAATGATGATCGCGTGAGTGGCAATTTTGATAAAAGAATTTGGGTTTGTGTTTCTGAGACTTTCTCCTTCGAGAGGATTTTGCGTTCTATTATAGAATCTATCACATTAGAGAAGTGTCCTGACTTTGACTTAGACGTATTGGAAAGAAAGGTGCAAGGATTGTTGCAAGGGaaaatatatttgttgattttagaTGATGTGTGGAATCAAAATGATCAATTGGAATCTGGGTTAACACCCGATATATGGACTCGTTTGAAATCTGTTTTGTCATGTGGATCAAAAGGTAGTTCCATTTTAGTGTCAACTCGTGATAAGGATGTTGCAACAATCATGGGAACATGCCAAGCTCACTCTTTGTCTGGTCTCTCTTACAGTGATTGTTGGTTGTTGTTCAAACAACATGCATTTAGACATTACAGAGAAGAGCATACAAAGCTTGTGGAAATAGGAAAGGAGATAGTAAAGAAATGTAATGGATTGCCTCTTGCAGCAAAAGCATTGGGAGGTTTAATGGTCTCAATGAATGAAGAAAAGGAATGGCGTGATATTAAAGACAATGACCTTTGGGCTTTACCACAAGAAAAATCTATTTTGCCTGCTTTGAGGCTGAGTTACTTTTATTTAACACCAACTCTAAAGCAATGTTTCTCTTTTTGTGCTATATTTCCTAAGGATAGAGAAATCTTGAAAGAAGAATTGATTCAGCTTTGGATGGCTAATGGATTAATTTCATCTATGGGTAATTTGGACGTTGAAGATGTTGGAAACATGGTTTGGAAGGAATTGTACCAAAAATCATTCTTTCAAGAAATCAAAATAGATGAATATTCTAGAGATATTTATTTCAAGATGCATGATCTTGTTTATGATCTCCTTCATTCAGTAGTGGGGAAAGAATGTATGTATTTGGAGGATAAAAACGTTACTAATTTGTCACGAAGCACACACCACATTGGTTTTGACTACACAGACTTGTTATCCATCAACAAGGGTGCCTTCAAAGAAGTTGAATCCTTGCGAACATTGTTTCAGTTGAGTGATTATCATCATTATTCCAAAATAGATCATGATTACATCCCAACAAACCTTTCTCTTCGGGTTTTGCGCACATCCTTTACCCATGTGCGATCACTAGAGAGTTTAATTCATTTAAGGTATTTGGAGCTTCGTAATCTTGTCATAAAAGAGTTGCCTGACTCAATTTACAACTTGCAAAAATTGGAAACCTTGAAAATAATACGCTGTGATAATCTGAGTTGTCTTCCGAAACACTTGGCCTGCCTACAAAATCTTAGACATATAGTCATTGAAGATTGTTGGTCTTTGTCTCGAATGTTTCCTAGCATTGGAAAATTATCTTGTCTAAGAACATTAAGTGTGTACATTGTTAGTTTAAAGAAAGGGAATAGCTTGACAGAGTTACGTGATCTAAAACTTGGTGGAAAACTGAGTATCAAAGGCTTAAAAGATGTTGGCAGTATATCTGAAGCTCAAGAAGCCAATTTGATGGGTAAAAAAGACCTTCATGAATTATGCTTGTCTTGGGAAAGCAATGATAAATTTACCAAGCCACCAACTGTAAGTGCTGAGAAAGTACTCGAAGTGCTTCAACCTCAGTCAAATCTCAAGTGCTTGGAAATAAATTGCTATGATGGATTGTGGTTACCAAGTTGGATAATTATTCTTAGTAATTTAGTTTCTTTTGAACTTGAGAATTGCAACGAAATTGTGCAGCTTCCGTTAATTGGTAAACTACCATCTCTAAAAAAACTGACAATATCTGGTATGTATAATCTGAAATACTTGGATGATGATGAATCTCGGGATGGTAGGGAGGTGAGGGTTTTCCCATCTCTGGAGGTACTCGACTTATTTTGTCTACAAAACATAGAGGGGTTATTGAAAGTGGAAAGAGGGGAGATGTTTCCTTGTCTTTCTAAGTTGAAAATCTCCAAATGCCCTAAACTTGGAATGCCATGTCTTCCATCTCTTAAATCCCTCGATGTCGATCCATGTAACAATGAGTTACTGAGATCAATCTCTACTTTCCGTGGTCTTACTCAGCTTTCCCTACTTGACAGTGAAGAAATAATAACATCCTTCCCAGATGGGATGTTCAAAAACCTTACTTCTCTTCAATCTTTGGTTTTAAATTATTTCACAAATCTAAAGGAGTTACCAAATGAACCCTTTAACCCAGCTTTGAAACATCTGGATATCTCTCGTTGTCGTGAGTTGGAGTCCTTACCAGAGCAAATTTGGGAAGGTCTTCAATCCCTTCGAACTCTAGGAATTAGTTATTGTAAAGGATTGCAATGCTTGCCGGAGGGTATTCAACACCTCACTTTCCTTAGGACTCTAAAGATTTGGGGTTGTGAAGGATTGCAATGCTTGCCAGAAGGCATTCAACACCTCACTTCTCTTGAGCTTCTGACTATCGGTTATTGCCCCACATTAAAGTTACGATGCAAAGAGGGAACAGGGGAGGATTGGGACAAGATAGCTCATATTCCAAAAAGAGATATTCGTGAGTTTTGA
- the LOC11421855 gene encoding FBD-associated F-box protein At4g10400, whose amino-acid sequence MLDSEQGCQPHDVQMWVSKASVNFVVLRRTENIRKLRLESEKGCQPNDVHMWVSKAFDLKVQELDLDLFLHEKILLPLRLSMCESLVVLKLRGRIQPTLNSSFHVYLPSLKILHLRETVRYSMFDDGKEYDLNNFLSGCPHLEELLLHETFALPINTSFHLLKRLFLSLYMPTSVKCCPLQINAPSLEVLSIVDSSLAPRKYDFTNLSNLDEAAIFICKRVDFNNLYTVLKGLSNVKSLALGSKIFHFLSMEDKFYNLHLLTFHNLLLLWVEISENCSWNMLVSFLQNAPKLKHLVMARNIEINSRRKEVGNSSWVEPSISPACLTSSLITFEFVGIQNIKTDLDFTRYIINHSSKLQKVKIFTPSSKKRRVEKSLRKGSKKSSVLVWDINSIEDHMDAFKDSMNTRHFSNPLY is encoded by the exons atgcTTGATAGTGAGCAAGGCTGCCAACCACATGATGTACAAATGTGGGTTTCAAAGGCATCTGTAAATTTTGTTGTCCTCAGACGCActgaaaatataagaaaattaagGCTCGAGAGCGAGAAAGGCTGCCAGCCAAATGATGTACACATGTGGGTTTCAAAGGCATTTGATCTCAAGGTCCAGGAACTTGACTTGGATCTGTTTCTCCATGAAAAAATCTTACTGCCGCTTAGGCTTTCCATGTGTGAGTCACTCGTGGTCTTAAAATTGCGGGGCAGAATTCAACCAACACTCAATTCTTCTTTTCATGTATATTTACCGTCACTAAAGATTCTTCATCTCCGTGAAACTGTGAGGTATTCTATGTTTGATGACGGTAAAGAGTATGATCTCAATAATTTTCTATCTGGTTGTCCACATTTAGAGGAACTTCTTTTACATGAGACCTTTGCATTACCGATCAACACCTCTTTTCACTTATTGAAGAGATTATTCCTTTCTTTATATATGCCTACTTCTGTTAAGTGTTGTCCACTACAAATTAATGCCCCGTCACTTGAAGTTCTTTCAATTGTTGATTCTTCATTGGCTCCTAGAAAATATGACTTTACAAACTTGTCCAATCTTGATGAAGCTGCTATTTTCATTTGTAAGCGTGTGGATTTTAACAATTTGTATACAGTCTTGAAAGGACTTTCTAATGTCAAATCACTGGCTCTCGGTTCTAAAATTTTTCAT TTTCTCAGCATGGAGGACAAATTTTACAACTTACATCTTCTCACTTTTCacaatttattattgttatggGTTGAAATATCTGAGAATTGCAGTTGGAATATGCTCGTCAGCTTTCTACAGAATGCTCCAAAACTTAAGCATCTTGTAATGGCG AGAAACATTGAAATCAATTCCCGAAGAAAGGAGGTTGGAAACTCGAGTTGGGTGGAGCCATCAATATCTCCGGCATGTCTTACAAGCAGTCTCATTACATTTGAATTTGTTggaattcaaaacataaaaactgATCTGGACTTTACGCGATATATTATAAATCACTCAAGTAAGTTACAGAAGGTAAAGATTTTCACACCCAGTTCAAAGAAAAGAAGAGTAGAAAAAAGTTTACGCAAGGGGTCAAAGAAATCCTCCGTACTAGTATGG GATATTAATTCAATTGAAGATCATATGGATGCCTTCAAGGATTCAATGAACACTCGACACTTTTCAAATCCtttatattga